A genome region from Aerosakkonema funiforme FACHB-1375 includes the following:
- a CDS encoding AAA family ATPase, with protein sequence MDWQDLDLLIETVKVVSIQCSAIEQPNTLKWIDERLAVPRKLPVYVWNYGQEVFEVYGAKLCQKVWDKFQPINDCLIDLVNFLLQCEEPGIFVVENLQFFLNIVPQTDSLWCARALKINDKLRTIFNTWRLSQSPKYLILLSTMGVDLPSHLVNLIPELWKPLPKPEEIFSIANEVLNEESVDKNASDINTLTLAASGLTEEEIKTGLRLGLKRCSTKEKDALFFLLQYKINLLRSLNLEFIPKPEVNSFGGLDLLKKAFIEVKNKYSPEARASNLPLPKGCLLVGPPGTGKSRALKACAVLLDFPLVMLDVGTIVAGGLKFLKEVLRRVEALEPCVIGFDEFDKLFAASNNSGEDIANRQILGTLLTWLQEKKSKTYVIATLNRLKSLPPELTRAGRFDRKFYVGLPQAIERKEIIQLHASRYDSRYDQKDGPLTESEWRTLLNTSTVNFSGGELEAIVERAVNKIFQQALAEKHQTMQAGLADAVTPITFKINAADLIEAASSIHSLYSIDPDRIIAIQNQSKYFCEPSSSPDSSKYAPPIQTFWGQPISVSTNLD encoded by the coding sequence ATGGACTGGCAAGACCTGGATTTATTAATAGAAACTGTTAAAGTCGTTTCCATTCAGTGTTCTGCTATAGAGCAGCCGAATACATTGAAATGGATTGATGAACGGTTGGCAGTTCCCAGGAAGTTGCCAGTATATGTTTGGAATTATGGACAAGAGGTTTTTGAAGTTTACGGAGCAAAGCTATGTCAAAAAGTCTGGGATAAGTTTCAACCAATTAATGACTGCTTAATTGACCTGGTTAACTTTTTGCTACAGTGCGAAGAGCCTGGTATCTTTGTGGTAGAAAATTTACAGTTTTTTCTAAATATTGTACCTCAAACAGACTCGCTCTGGTGCGCTCGCGCTCTAAAAATCAACGACAAACTCAGAACTATCTTTAATACCTGGCGCTTGAGTCAGTCACCCAAATACCTGATTCTGCTCTCGACAATGGGTGTGGATTTACCTTCACATCTGGTAAATCTTATCCCAGAATTGTGGAAGCCTCTGCCCAAACCTGAAGAAATCTTCTCAATAGCTAATGAGGTTTTAAATGAAGAAAGTGTAGATAAAAATGCTTCTGACATAAACACTTTAACTTTGGCTGCTTCTGGATTAACTGAAGAGGAAATCAAAACTGGGCTTCGCTTAGGTTTGAAGCGTTGTAGCACTAAGGAAAAAGACGCACTTTTCTTTTTACTTCAATATAAAATCAACCTACTTCGCAGCCTTAACTTAGAGTTCATACCCAAACCGGAAGTCAACAGTTTTGGGGGCTTGGACTTGCTTAAAAAAGCATTTATCGAAGTTAAAAACAAGTACTCTCCAGAAGCTCGTGCAAGCAATCTTCCCCTTCCTAAAGGATGCTTGCTAGTAGGTCCGCCGGGGACTGGCAAAAGTAGGGCACTCAAGGCTTGCGCTGTCCTACTGGACTTCCCGCTAGTCATGCTAGATGTAGGGACGATAGTAGCAGGCGGTCTAAAGTTCCTTAAAGAGGTGCTGCGGCGAGTGGAAGCACTTGAACCTTGCGTCATAGGATTTGACGAATTTGACAAACTCTTTGCCGCCTCAAATAATTCAGGAGAAGACATTGCCAACAGGCAAATTCTCGGTACGTTACTAACCTGGTTGCAAGAGAAGAAAAGCAAAACCTATGTAATTGCCACGCTCAACCGCCTCAAATCGCTACCACCAGAATTAACTCGTGCGGGAAGGTTTGATAGAAAATTTTATGTTGGTTTACCTCAAGCGATCGAACGGAAAGAAATCATCCAGTTGCACGCTTCCAGATATGATTCCCGCTATGATCAAAAAGATGGGCCATTAACTGAAAGTGAGTGGCGAACTCTGCTGAATACTTCCACAGTAAATTTTAGTGGCGGCGAACTTGAAGCAATAGTAGAAAGAGCGGTCAACAAAATTTTCCAACAAGCTTTAGCAGAGAAACACCAAACAATGCAAGCAGGACTGGCGGATGCAGTGACTCCTATAACCTTCAAAATAAATGCTGCTGATTTAATAGAAGCTGCCTCCTCAATTCATTCACTCTACTCGATAGACCCCGACCGAATCATTGCAATTCAAAACCAATCTAAATACTTTTGCGAACCATCGAGTAGTCCTGATAGTTCTAAATATGCTCCTCCTATCCAAACATTTTGGGGTCAGCCAATTTCTGTTTCCACAAATCTTGATTAG
- a CDS encoding DUF192 domain-containing protein, translating to MQHSKNWIDKFIDLVGVSIGCVLVVGSLTQIITTIQKRSTRETEKPIAYLVVDNRKVPLQIARTPQEQARGLMYRDHDYGLGMLFPVQPPRVVSVWMKNVNEPLDILFVRQGKVVAIAPSVPPCLEIPCPVYKPPVPVDLVIELPAGNADRFKLSVGLKLAVLTPTQPLAKQRREPTLFSAFIKKCVMSTHFSTEPNF from the coding sequence ATGCAGCATAGTAAGAATTGGATTGATAAATTTATTGACTTGGTTGGAGTTTCTATAGGCTGTGTTTTGGTGGTCGGTTCCCTGACTCAAATTATTACCACCATACAAAAGCGATCGACTCGTGAAACTGAAAAGCCAATAGCTTACTTGGTAGTGGATAATCGTAAGGTTCCGCTACAGATTGCCCGGACTCCCCAAGAGCAGGCGCGAGGGTTGATGTATCGAGACCACGATTATGGCTTGGGAATGTTGTTTCCCGTCCAACCGCCAAGGGTCGTGTCCGTATGGATGAAAAATGTTAATGAGCCTCTTGATATTCTGTTTGTCCGTCAAGGTAAGGTAGTTGCGATCGCACCCTCTGTCCCCCCTTGTCTCGAAATCCCTTGCCCAGTATACAAACCGCCCGTTCCTGTTGACTTGGTAATTGAACTACCTGCTGGTAATGCAGATCGATTTAAATTATCTGTTGGTTTGAAGCTTGCTGTACTTACACCAACCCAACCACTAGCAAAACAACGAAGAGAGCCAACCTTATTCTCTGCTTTTATCAAAAAATGTGTAATGAGTACACATTTTTCCACAGAGCCAAATTTTTAA